The Desulfosoma sp. genome window below encodes:
- a CDS encoding alpha-ketoacid dehydrogenase subunit beta: MPKMTMVQALNLALRQEMEKDDRVVVLGEDVGVDGGVFRVTEGLIDRFGPDRVLDTPLAESAIVGMSIGMAVYGLRPVCEIQFSGFTYLNFHQIECHASRLRHRSQGRFTVPMVLRTPYGGNVRALEHHSESREAFYAHMPGLKMVIPSSPRNARALLVSAIRDPDPVIFFEPKAVYRAFREEVPEEEETFPIGQSVLLREGRHVTLITYGALVRPTLEAAERLSKEDGIEADVIDLLTLSPLDDTLFVNSAKKTGRVVIVHEAPRSYGPGAELVARLVERAFYYLEAPVRRLTGFDVIMPLFAREKAYFPNPGRIARAVKETLEVAA; this comes from the coding sequence ATGCCTAAGATGACCATGGTGCAAGCTTTGAACCTGGCGTTGCGCCAGGAAATGGAAAAGGACGATCGGGTTGTGGTTCTGGGGGAAGATGTGGGAGTGGACGGCGGGGTGTTTCGCGTCACCGAAGGTCTGATCGATCGCTTCGGCCCGGACCGTGTTTTAGATACACCCTTGGCTGAATCGGCCATCGTGGGTATGTCCATCGGCATGGCGGTTTATGGGCTTCGGCCTGTATGCGAAATTCAATTCTCTGGATTTACATATTTAAATTTTCATCAAATCGAATGCCATGCATCACGACTTCGGCACCGATCTCAAGGGCGTTTTACGGTTCCCATGGTTTTGCGCACCCCCTATGGCGGGAATGTGCGAGCTTTGGAACATCATTCCGAAAGTCGAGAAGCCTTTTACGCCCACATGCCGGGACTCAAGATGGTGATTCCTTCAAGTCCTAGAAATGCTCGAGCCCTTCTTGTAAGCGCTATTCGGGATCCGGATCCCGTGATTTTTTTTGAACCTAAAGCTGTTTATCGAGCCTTTCGTGAGGAAGTGCCTGAAGAAGAGGAAACCTTTCCCATCGGTCAGTCTGTGCTCCTGCGCGAAGGTCGTCATGTGACCCTCATTACCTACGGGGCCTTGGTGCGACCCACCCTGGAAGCTGCCGAAAGACTCAGTAAAGAAGACGGCATCGAAGCCGATGTTATCGATCTTTTGACCCTGTCTCCGCTGGATGACACGCTTTTTGTCAATTCCGCCAAAAAGACCGGACGCGTGGTCATTGTCCATGAGGCTCCGCGAAGCTATGGCCCAGGCGCCGAATTGGTGGCGCGCCTGGTGGAAAGAGCTTTCTACTATTTAGAAGCTCCGGTACGTCGCCTGACCGGTTTTGATGTCATCATGCCGCTTTTCGCTCGAGAAAAAGCCTACTTTCCAAACCCAGGGCGGATTGCGCGTGCCGTGAAGGAAACCCTTGAGGTGGCAGCCTGA
- a CDS encoding dihydrolipoamide acetyltransferase family protein, whose protein sequence is MGKVFRLPDLGEGIHEGEIIEVLVKPGQSVTEGQPLLIVETDKASVEIPSPFTGVVQTVHVEAGQVVHVGDPLVTVLEAEEISAIQDREFPAKVPSVREPVVPLQEGLPVAASPATRRLARELGVDLRSVRPSGPGGRVTAEDVRKAAQTLQKPEAPSARVPDVTVPTEAVPPPSLAAKEIGLEKPLAAAPAVPSERRIPLRSVRRVIARRMAESWAKVPHVTHHEGIDITELERLRQQLNTETPEAEKHLSLTPFLVKAVVAVLKEFPAFNARLDEARQEIVFQEQFNVGVAVDSPRGLVVPVLKEVDRKSVVELAAELRQVSQRARSGELTPDDVSGGTFTVTNIGPLGGRGFTPIINYPQVAILGAGRARLEPVVTGTLEEHSITVRLILPVVLAFDHRVVDGADGARFVNRLKALLEDPRKLLIAL, encoded by the coding sequence ATGGGAAAAGTCTTTCGATTGCCCGATTTGGGGGAAGGCATTCATGAAGGAGAAATCATAGAGGTGCTGGTCAAACCGGGACAATCCGTTACGGAAGGTCAGCCTTTGCTTATTGTGGAAACGGACAAAGCCAGTGTGGAAATACCTTCTCCCTTTACTGGTGTGGTCCAAACGGTGCATGTGGAAGCAGGCCAAGTGGTGCACGTGGGAGATCCTTTGGTGACGGTCCTTGAAGCCGAAGAGATCTCGGCGATCCAGGATCGAGAATTCCCGGCCAAGGTTCCAAGTGTTCGGGAACCGGTCGTGCCTCTCCAGGAAGGGCTTCCCGTGGCGGCTTCTCCGGCAACGCGGCGTTTGGCCAGAGAATTGGGCGTAGATCTTCGAAGCGTGCGTCCCAGTGGGCCTGGTGGGCGTGTGACCGCAGAAGATGTGCGAAAAGCGGCTCAGACTTTGCAAAAGCCCGAGGCACCTTCCGCCCGAGTACCCGATGTGACGGTACCGACCGAAGCCGTGCCGCCGCCGAGCCTTGCAGCCAAGGAAATCGGCCTCGAGAAACCCCTGGCAGCGGCACCGGCGGTACCCAGCGAACGTCGTATCCCGTTGCGGTCGGTTCGACGGGTTATCGCGCGCCGTATGGCGGAATCCTGGGCAAAAGTGCCCCATGTGACCCACCACGAAGGGATCGACATCACGGAGCTGGAACGGCTTCGCCAGCAACTGAATACCGAAACGCCCGAAGCTGAAAAGCACCTTTCCCTCACGCCTTTTCTTGTCAAGGCCGTCGTGGCGGTCCTCAAAGAGTTTCCGGCTTTTAACGCCCGCCTAGACGAGGCCCGCCAGGAAATCGTTTTTCAAGAGCAGTTCAATGTGGGCGTGGCCGTGGATTCGCCTCGAGGTCTCGTGGTTCCGGTGCTCAAAGAGGTGGACCGTAAAAGCGTCGTGGAACTGGCCGCTGAACTCAGGCAGGTCTCACAACGGGCTCGATCCGGTGAACTGACCCCCGACGATGTTTCGGGAGGCACCTTTACGGTCACCAATATCGGCCCTTTGGGTGGGCGAGGGTTTACGCCTATCATCAATTATCCGCAGGTAGCTATTTTGGGGGCCGGTAGAGCACGGCTTGAACCCGTCGTGACAGGCACTTTGGAAGAACATAGCATAACGGTTCGGCTTATTCTGCCTGTGGTTTTGGCTTTTGACCATCGTGTTGTGGACGGGGCGGATGGAGCTCGCTTCGTCAATCGGCTAAAAGCACTTCTGGAGGATCCGCGGAAACTTTTGATCGCGTTATAA
- the lpdA gene encoding dihydrolipoyl dehydrogenase, with the protein MVMGELSQETEVAVIGGGPGGYAAAFRAADLGLEVTLVELEPQCGGTCLLRGCIPSKALLQTAEIIWDAVEAYHRGVRFEKPQLDLDKLRSWKDGIVQKLAAGLDNLAKRRSVQILRARAVFEDAHTLRLEGSEITHLKFRHAVIAVGSEPITLSGISLSPQGRIMDSSGALALEEIPRRLLVVGGGYIGLELGYAYAVFGSRVTLVHRGTNILSGVDEDLVRPLAKRIGAVFESVRYKTQVEELREEADAVEVVLKGPTGTVRERFDRVLIAIGRAPRSRGIGLEKAGVAVNEAGFIRVDDQRRTSVPHIYAVGDVAGQPMLAHKAMREGKVAAEAIAGMPSAYDVQAVPAVVYTDPQIAWAGLTENEARQSKIPVKIARFPWGASGRALTMDAADGLTKILFDPDSGRLLGMGIVGRGAETMIAEGVLAIEMGASAEDVALTVHAHPTLSETEGEAAEVFLGSATHLYVPRRTQEKVTYE; encoded by the coding sequence ATGGTGATGGGGGAATTGAGTCAGGAAACCGAGGTGGCGGTCATTGGGGGAGGACCTGGAGGATATGCGGCGGCTTTTCGAGCCGCCGATTTGGGTCTCGAGGTGACTCTGGTGGAACTAGAGCCTCAATGCGGAGGGACATGCTTGCTAAGAGGTTGCATTCCCTCCAAGGCTTTGTTGCAGACGGCCGAAATCATTTGGGACGCTGTGGAAGCCTATCATCGAGGCGTGCGTTTTGAAAAACCGCAACTGGACTTGGACAAACTTCGAAGCTGGAAAGACGGTATTGTCCAAAAACTTGCCGCGGGCTTGGATAATCTTGCCAAGAGACGAAGCGTTCAGATTCTAAGGGCTCGTGCTGTTTTTGAAGACGCGCACACTCTTCGATTAGAAGGTTCCGAAATCACGCATCTTAAATTTCGCCATGCCGTCATCGCCGTAGGATCCGAACCCATAACTCTTTCCGGCATTTCCTTGAGCCCTCAAGGGCGCATCATGGATTCCTCGGGAGCCTTGGCCCTGGAAGAGATTCCGAGACGGCTTCTTGTGGTTGGAGGAGGCTATATCGGGTTGGAATTGGGTTACGCCTACGCTGTCTTTGGAAGTCGGGTCACACTGGTCCATCGAGGCACCAACATTTTGAGCGGTGTGGATGAAGACTTGGTGCGCCCTTTAGCCAAAAGGATCGGGGCTGTTTTTGAATCGGTGCGCTACAAAACCCAAGTGGAAGAACTTCGGGAAGAAGCCGACGCCGTGGAAGTTGTTCTTAAAGGTCCTACAGGGACGGTTCGCGAAAGGTTTGATCGTGTTCTGATCGCCATCGGCAGAGCGCCCCGGAGCCGCGGCATAGGTTTGGAAAAGGCCGGTGTTGCCGTCAACGAAGCCGGGTTTATTCGGGTCGATGATCAGCGTCGAACCTCGGTGCCTCATATTTACGCCGTGGGCGATGTGGCGGGACAGCCCATGCTGGCGCATAAGGCCATGCGTGAAGGGAAAGTCGCCGCAGAGGCCATTGCAGGCATGCCTTCAGCGTATGATGTGCAAGCGGTGCCGGCTGTGGTTTACACGGATCCTCAAATCGCTTGGGCGGGACTTACGGAAAACGAAGCCCGTCAAAGCAAAATTCCGGTGAAAATCGCAAGGTTTCCTTGGGGAGCTTCGGGTCGGGCCCTGACTATGGATGCTGCCGACGGTTTGACAAAGATTCTTTTTGATCCTGATTCCGGTCGGCTTCTGGGCATGGGAATTGTGGGCCGAGGAGCCGAAACCATGATCGCCGAAGGGGTTTTGGCCATCGAAATGGGTGCTTCCGCCGAAGATGTGGCCCTCACCGTCCATGCCCATCCTACACTGTCCGAAACCGAAGGCGAAGCGGCTGAAGTGTTTCTCGGCAGCGCCACCCATCTCTACGTTCCTCGAAGAACGCAAGAAAAAGTCACGTATGAATGA
- a CDS encoding substrate-binding domain-containing protein, with amino-acid sequence MKKMSVVGVLGLLVLLSGLGTSMASGEEVLMMATTTSTDATGFLDALAPQVKKILGIDLRWVPTGTGKALELGKRCDADILLVHAPEAEKAYVNAGYGKERRRLMYNDFVLVGPPNDPASVRGTTIEEALRRIYASSSVFVSRGDDSGTHQKEKELWKAAGIGNFASLPSYLETGQGMMPTLDVAAERRGYTLTDRATLAKFLEDPKRAGSLDVLVEGGEILLNRYSLIIVSPEKCPKTKLEAAKRLTDWMVGPEGQAFIEAFRVSGKQVFFPDAGGPQ; translated from the coding sequence ATGAAAAAGATGAGTGTGGTTGGTGTCTTGGGCCTTCTGGTGCTGCTCTCTGGTCTGGGAACTTCGATGGCCTCAGGTGAAGAGGTGCTTATGATGGCGACGACCACCAGCACGGATGCCACTGGTTTTCTGGATGCATTGGCTCCACAAGTCAAAAAAATTTTGGGTATTGATCTGCGTTGGGTACCGACGGGGACAGGTAAGGCTCTGGAACTTGGAAAGCGGTGCGATGCGGACATTCTTTTGGTGCATGCTCCGGAGGCTGAAAAGGCTTATGTGAATGCTGGTTACGGAAAGGAACGGCGTCGGCTGATGTACAATGATTTTGTCCTCGTGGGCCCCCCCAATGATCCGGCCTCTGTCCGTGGAACGACCATTGAAGAGGCCTTGCGTCGTATCTACGCATCGTCCTCGGTTTTTGTCAGTCGTGGGGATGATTCCGGAACCCACCAGAAGGAAAAGGAATTATGGAAAGCAGCCGGCATTGGAAACTTTGCGTCCTTGCCGTCTTACTTGGAAACAGGCCAAGGGATGATGCCCACGTTGGATGTGGCTGCTGAGCGTCGCGGCTACACATTGACGGATCGAGCCACTTTGGCCAAATTCCTGGAGGATCCTAAGCGTGCTGGATCTTTGGACGTACTTGTGGAAGGCGGTGAGATTTTGCTTAATCGGTACAGTTTGATCATTGTAAGTCCGGAAAAATGCCCTAAAACTAAGCTTGAAGCAGCCAAGCGTTTGACCGATTGGATGGTTGGACCTGAGGGCCAGGCCTTCATCGAAGCCTTTCGTGTCTCGGGGAAGCAGGTCTTTTTCCCGGACGCTGGCGGTCCTCAATAA
- a CDS encoding ABC transporter permease, with protein sequence MDYFVVSFGKALSLLLGGDPETYSALRTTLWVSTTSLIMSLLGGVPLGFLLGYASFPGRRFLRTLVDTLLSLPTVLIGLLVYGLLTHHGPLGRFGLLFTVHAIIIGQTLLALPIVIALTASAVEALDERLHVTLLSLGAGRWRRFLTSVREARFGLLTASVTAYGRVLTEVGIAIMVGGNIKWHTRTLTTAIALETNKGDFASGVALGLILLSLAFLVNIALYGLRKRV encoded by the coding sequence GTGGATTATTTTGTCGTATCATTTGGAAAAGCTCTCTCTCTGCTCCTAGGTGGTGATCCTGAAACTTACTCGGCTCTTCGAACGACGCTTTGGGTTTCGACGACTTCCTTAATCATGAGCCTTCTTGGAGGTGTCCCGCTGGGCTTTCTTTTAGGGTACGCCTCATTCCCGGGGCGTCGCTTTCTACGCACGCTTGTGGACACGCTCCTGTCGCTCCCAACTGTCCTCATTGGCCTTTTGGTCTATGGGCTTCTGACGCACCATGGACCTTTAGGCCGATTTGGTTTGCTTTTCACCGTGCACGCCATCATTATCGGGCAAACCCTTTTGGCTCTTCCCATTGTGATAGCTCTGACGGCGTCCGCTGTGGAAGCCTTGGACGAACGTCTTCATGTAACCCTTTTATCTCTGGGTGCTGGAAGATGGCGTCGGTTCCTCACCAGCGTGCGTGAGGCGCGTTTTGGATTGCTGACGGCATCGGTGACCGCCTACGGCCGGGTACTCACGGAAGTGGGCATTGCCATCATGGTTGGAGGCAACATCAAGTGGCACACTCGAACATTGACGACGGCTATCGCCTTGGAGACCAACAAAGGCGATTTCGCCTCGGGCGTGGCCTTGGGTCTTATCCTTCTGTCTCTGGCTTTCCTGGTCAACATCGCATTATATGGTCTCAGAAAACGGGTCTAA
- a CDS encoding ABC transporter ATP-binding protein → MDVLMSSSTPLYELDRVVHIYDDRPVLSIERWSMAPGVVLGLVGPNGSGKSTLLRLLGFVEFPVRGSISFQGQRVSRNNAPHFRQVVTLLPQNPYLLDRTVADNVAYGLSVRGIHRDRTARVAEALRWVGLLPEVFGPRSVRSLSGGEARRVALAARLVLRPHVLLLDEPTAEIDMETAYLLRQAALKARAVWGTTVVMTSHDWGWLLGVCDEIHQMHGGRLLGRAPMNLFEGPWNDAGVPGKVWKDLGGGLKLMLALNRSRGATAVVPSEHVSLFKSLPESLKDRPNVFQGIITELALHGRNDLILVTVRLAERSLLASVSKDRVSAEGLQLGTPVWAWIPEDQCRWV, encoded by the coding sequence ATGGATGTTCTCATGTCTTCATCGACACCGCTCTATGAACTAGACAGAGTCGTGCACATTTATGACGACCGGCCGGTTCTTTCCATCGAGCGTTGGTCGATGGCGCCGGGCGTTGTCTTGGGTCTCGTGGGCCCCAACGGAAGCGGAAAAAGCACGCTTCTTCGGCTCCTTGGCTTTGTCGAGTTCCCAGTCAGGGGTAGCATTTCGTTTCAAGGCCAAAGGGTCTCTCGGAATAACGCCCCGCACTTTCGCCAAGTCGTTACGTTGCTTCCCCAGAATCCCTACCTTTTAGATCGCACGGTGGCTGACAATGTGGCCTATGGGCTCTCTGTGCGAGGGATTCATCGGGATCGCACGGCCCGCGTGGCTGAGGCACTCCGATGGGTGGGATTGCTTCCCGAAGTCTTTGGACCTCGTTCGGTGCGCTCTCTTTCAGGAGGGGAAGCTCGTCGAGTGGCCTTGGCGGCGAGGCTTGTTTTGCGGCCTCATGTGTTGCTGTTGGATGAGCCCACAGCCGAAATTGACATGGAGACCGCGTACCTTCTCCGTCAGGCGGCCTTGAAAGCCCGTGCGGTGTGGGGAACCACAGTGGTCATGACCAGCCACGATTGGGGATGGCTTCTGGGGGTTTGTGACGAAATCCATCAGATGCATGGCGGGCGCCTTTTGGGTCGAGCTCCAATGAACCTTTTTGAAGGTCCGTGGAATGATGCGGGTGTGCCAGGAAAAGTTTGGAAAGATCTTGGTGGGGGTCTGAAACTTATGCTTGCGCTCAACCGATCCCGTGGAGCCACAGCCGTTGTACCTTCGGAACATGTGAGCCTTTTTAAAAGTCTGCCTGAAAGCCTTAAAGATCGGCCCAATGTTTTTCAAGGAATCATCACGGAACTTGCCCTTCATGGCCGAAACGACCTTATTTTGGTTACGGTGCGCCTGGCCGAAAGAAGCCTACTGGCGTCGGTTTCCAAGGATCGCGTGAGCGCCGAAGGTCTTCAGCTCGGAACCCCGGTGTGGGCTTGGATTCCTGAAGATCAATGCCGCTGGGTTTGA
- a CDS encoding ADP-ribosylglycohydrolase family protein, whose protein sequence is MRILNNGDSSTRRNLRDISVLSRAQGCLLGQLAGDSLGSLVEFRTPDDIRREYPNGVRELADGGMWNTIAGQPTDDSEMALALARLLAAQRRYDPEEARKAYTFWLKSGPFDCGMTVEAGLRGRPNPDSQANGAMMRISPLGIFGANHNLALVAEWARQDAAITHPHPVCQQANALFAMAIAYAIREGCDGRNLYEQILTWAEDMKVDGSLLEAVRGAAESPPADYVRLQGWVLTAFRNALWQLLYAPNLEEAVVDTVMRGGDTDTNAAICGALLGAVHGRDAVPAQWVESVLNCRPAAGKPNVHRPRPECFWPVDALELAERLLGFDQ, encoded by the coding sequence ATGAGAATATTGAACAATGGCGACAGCTCAACGCGGCGGAACCTTCGCGACATTTCTGTACTCTCCCGTGCCCAAGGGTGTCTTCTCGGCCAGCTTGCCGGTGACTCTCTAGGCAGCCTGGTGGAGTTTCGGACTCCGGATGACATTCGGCGGGAATACCCGAATGGCGTCCGTGAACTTGCCGATGGAGGCATGTGGAACACCATTGCCGGCCAACCGACCGACGATTCCGAAATGGCTCTTGCACTGGCCCGCTTGCTGGCGGCCCAGAGAAGATACGATCCCGAAGAAGCGAGAAAGGCCTACACCTTCTGGCTGAAATCCGGTCCCTTCGATTGTGGTATGACAGTCGAAGCTGGTCTGCGGGGCCGTCCCAATCCGGACAGCCAGGCCAACGGCGCGATGATGAGGATCAGCCCGTTAGGCATCTTCGGAGCCAACCACAACCTGGCGTTGGTTGCGGAGTGGGCACGGCAGGACGCGGCGATCACCCATCCCCATCCGGTCTGTCAGCAAGCGAACGCATTGTTCGCTATGGCGATTGCCTATGCCATCCGCGAGGGATGCGACGGCCGAAATCTCTACGAGCAGATTTTGACCTGGGCGGAAGACATGAAGGTGGATGGGAGCCTTTTGGAAGCGGTCCGAGGTGCCGCCGAATCACCGCCAGCGGATTATGTCCGCCTGCAGGGGTGGGTGTTGACGGCCTTTCGCAACGCCCTCTGGCAGCTTCTGTATGCCCCGAACCTGGAGGAAGCCGTTGTGGACACGGTCATGCGCGGGGGAGACACGGACACCAATGCCGCCATCTGTGGTGCACTTCTAGGCGCTGTCCACGGCCGGGACGCCGTTCCCGCTCAGTGGGTCGAATCCGTCCTGAATTGCCGGCCCGCAGCGGGAAAACCGAATGTGCACCGTCCTCGGCCCGAGTGTTTCTGGCCGGTGGATGCCTTGGAGCTTGCGGAGCGGTTACTGGGGTTTGATCAGTGA
- the metG gene encoding methionine--tRNA ligase → MEQRFYITTPIYYVNAEPHIGHAYTTIVADVLNRFYRLMGYETYFLTGTDEHGDKIVQAAEAAGTDPKSYADRISALFRETWPKLNISHNDFIRTTEARHVRAVQDILQKVYDKGDIYFDTYRGLYCVGCERFITEREMVNGKCPDHDKEPVEREEANYFFRMSAYQDWLIDHIEKNPDFIRPERYKNEVLAFLREPLEDLCISRPRERLSWGIPLPFDERFVTYVWFDALINYVSGLGYPNGELFQKFWPVAQHLIAKDILKPHGIFWPTMLKAAGIAPYRHLNVHGYWKINEGKMSKSRGTVVRPLDLAPTYGLDAFRYFLLREMVFGLDANFSEEALVQRLNADLANDLGNLFSRTLAMTARYFAGSVPPWGDPEEPEDTELRHLLEQTIDVYRQEIPQLAFHKALMAVWEVINAANKYIDRTAPWDLAKEASRRGRLQRVIRTLLEVNKTVAVLITPFMPETAEKMLSRLGIARKALEVRLDREAVWGSLVEGTAVEKGEALFPRVDTKKSAAREEAPPKKPETASAKKDTSLSRTEAQDGLIGIEEFQRLDLRVGTVVAAQRVAKSKKLVQLTVDLGEKRQVVAGIGEHYAPEDLVGKTVILVANLKPVRLMGVESQGMILAAHDPQGLRLITTDAPTVPGSKVS, encoded by the coding sequence ATGGAACAACGCTTCTACATCACGACGCCCATCTATTATGTCAATGCGGAACCCCATATCGGTCATGCGTACACAACCATTGTGGCCGATGTATTGAACCGGTTTTATCGCCTCATGGGTTATGAAACCTATTTCCTCACGGGAACTGACGAACACGGAGACAAAATCGTGCAGGCGGCCGAAGCCGCGGGAACCGATCCCAAAAGCTATGCGGACCGCATCAGCGCCTTGTTTCGAGAAACCTGGCCAAAACTGAACATCAGCCACAACGATTTTATACGCACCACCGAAGCTCGCCATGTGCGCGCGGTGCAAGACATTCTTCAAAAGGTTTACGACAAGGGGGACATTTATTTCGATACCTATCGAGGACTCTACTGCGTGGGTTGCGAACGTTTCATCACGGAACGGGAAATGGTGAACGGCAAATGCCCTGATCATGACAAAGAACCCGTGGAACGGGAAGAAGCCAACTATTTTTTTCGCATGAGCGCCTATCAGGATTGGCTTATTGATCATATCGAAAAAAACCCGGATTTTATTCGGCCGGAACGTTACAAGAACGAGGTTTTGGCTTTTCTGCGGGAACCTTTGGAAGACCTCTGTATTTCACGGCCTCGGGAACGGCTGAGCTGGGGTATCCCTCTGCCTTTTGATGAACGGTTCGTGACCTATGTATGGTTTGATGCCCTGATCAACTACGTGTCCGGTCTGGGCTACCCGAATGGAGAACTGTTTCAGAAATTTTGGCCTGTCGCCCAACACCTCATTGCCAAGGATATTCTGAAACCCCACGGCATCTTTTGGCCTACCATGCTCAAAGCCGCCGGCATTGCACCGTACCGGCATCTCAATGTGCATGGGTATTGGAAAATCAATGAAGGCAAAATGAGCAAGAGTCGCGGCACGGTGGTGCGTCCCTTGGATCTGGCTCCCACCTACGGCCTGGATGCCTTTCGGTATTTTCTGCTTCGTGAAATGGTTTTTGGGCTTGACGCCAATTTCAGTGAGGAAGCCCTTGTGCAGCGTCTCAATGCGGATCTGGCCAACGATTTGGGCAATCTGTTCAGCCGCACTTTGGCCATGACCGCTCGATATTTCGCGGGGTCGGTGCCGCCGTGGGGAGATCCGGAAGAACCCGAGGATACGGAACTGAGACATCTCTTGGAACAAACCATAGATGTCTATCGACAGGAAATACCGCAACTGGCCTTCCATAAAGCCCTGATGGCCGTCTGGGAAGTTATTAATGCGGCCAACAAATACATCGATCGCACAGCCCCTTGGGATCTTGCCAAAGAGGCTTCCCGTCGCGGTCGCCTGCAAAGGGTGATACGCACCTTGTTGGAAGTGAACAAGACCGTGGCTGTGCTTATCACCCCCTTTATGCCCGAAACCGCTGAAAAAATGCTTTCCCGGCTTGGGATAGCACGCAAGGCTCTGGAAGTGCGTCTGGACCGTGAAGCCGTATGGGGAAGCCTGGTGGAAGGAACAGCCGTGGAAAAAGGGGAAGCCCTATTCCCTCGGGTAGATACGAAAAAATCGGCTGCCCGCGAGGAAGCCCCGCCTAAGAAACCCGAGACGGCTTCGGCAAAAAAGGACACTTCTCTGAGCCGAACCGAAGCTCAAGACGGTCTCATCGGTATTGAGGAATTTCAGAGATTGGATTTACGAGTGGGCACGGTGGTGGCGGCTCAACGGGTGGCAAAATCCAAAAAGCTTGTGCAGCTTACGGTGGATCTCGGGGAAAAACGGCAGGTTGTTGCCGGAATCGGAGAACATTACGCCCCAGAAGATCTCGTGGGCAAAACCGTCATTCTGGTAGCCAACCTTAAACCGGTACGCCTCATGGGCGTCGAATCCCAAGGCATGATTCTGGCCGCCCATGACCCGCAAGGTCTTCGCCTCATCACCACGGACGCTCCCACTGTGCCGGGTTCCAAAGTTTCGTGA
- a CDS encoding stage 0 sporulation family protein has product MDKVEKVIGIRFREGGKVYHFDPGNWDVRKGDYVIVHTEQGMGLGEVVEGPCKRNLDVHPKDIKTIERPANPEEIEKHFDNMRFEEEAERFCLERIQALNLPMNLVDVECFFDRSKIIFYFTAETRVDFRELVKDLVRRYRTRVELRQIGVRNQAKMVGGLGTCGRPLCCATFLRSFHPVSIKMAKEQNLSLNPGKISGACGRLMCCLQYEYDVYREYKQGMPKLGKKVDTPKGRGKVIRQNVMDRTITVLLESGEEVEISYGPLPEVSSSLPPCRREALSASPANQDSLKKTVLDPDHNADDEDDDHDDDDEEGR; this is encoded by the coding sequence ATGGACAAAGTGGAAAAGGTTATCGGTATCCGTTTCCGAGAGGGAGGAAAGGTCTATCACTTTGATCCCGGAAATTGGGATGTTCGCAAAGGTGATTACGTAATCGTTCATACCGAGCAGGGTATGGGCTTGGGAGAAGTTGTGGAAGGGCCGTGCAAGAGAAATCTCGACGTGCATCCCAAGGACATTAAAACGATAGAACGACCCGCCAATCCGGAAGAGATCGAAAAACACTTCGATAACATGCGCTTTGAAGAAGAAGCGGAAAGGTTTTGCTTGGAACGCATTCAGGCATTGAACCTACCCATGAACCTTGTGGATGTGGAATGCTTTTTTGATCGATCCAAAATCATCTTTTATTTTACGGCGGAAACCCGTGTGGATTTTCGAGAGCTGGTGAAAGATCTGGTGCGCCGTTATCGCACTCGAGTGGAACTTAGACAAATCGGTGTCCGTAATCAGGCCAAGATGGTGGGAGGATTGGGAACCTGTGGAAGGCCTTTGTGCTGTGCCACCTTTCTGCGTTCCTTTCATCCTGTTTCCATCAAAATGGCTAAGGAACAAAACTTGAGTCTCAATCCCGGCAAGATTTCCGGCGCCTGCGGGCGGCTCATGTGTTGCCTTCAGTACGAATACGATGTGTATCGGGAATACAAGCAAGGCATGCCCAAATTGGGCAAGAAAGTGGACACCCCTAAAGGTCGCGGCAAGGTGATTCGTCAAAATGTTATGGATCGCACCATCACCGTGCTTTTGGAAAGCGGTGAGGAAGTGGAAATTTCCTATGGACCTTTGCCGGAGGTCTCCTCAAGCCTGCCGCCGTGCCGCCGTGAGGCTCTGTCGGCTTCTCCCGCGAATCAGGACTCCTTGAAAAAAACCGTCTTGGATCCCGACCACAATGCCGACGACGAAGACGACGACCATGATGATGACGACGAAGAAGGAAGATAA